From one Paenibacillus terrae HPL-003 genomic stretch:
- a CDS encoding sce7726 family protein produces MSENHTVLSKVFTQSTFKDLINGKPNEVYGSCVKRYLNDAYNELENKTVIDRIYKILMTDYRNEYFYKNTLLNKLLLGRHSINTTVALTEVPIRKSKADFVLINGKAVVYEIKTELDSFDRLGSQLNDYYAAFNNVCVVTCESHYKKLNRLLNNTSVGISVITDRNTISIRKEPVEDNSRLNHKAMFGILRKQEFERIISNFYGELPSTSQFNYYKECFHLFEKIDILEAYRLTLTELKTRNIKAIDEYKKVPTQLKFLVYFSNFKEDDYFKMDVFLKEKFKGE; encoded by the coding sequence ATGAGCGAGAATCATACAGTATTAAGTAAAGTATTCACTCAGAGTACTTTTAAGGATTTAATAAATGGAAAGCCAAATGAAGTGTATGGAAGTTGTGTGAAACGTTATTTAAATGACGCGTACAACGAACTTGAGAATAAAACGGTTATTGATCGAATTTATAAAATTCTAATGACTGATTACCGCAATGAATATTTTTATAAAAATACACTTTTAAATAAGTTATTGCTTGGTAGACATAGTATTAATACTACAGTGGCATTAACAGAAGTTCCGATTCGTAAATCAAAAGCCGATTTTGTCCTGATTAATGGAAAAGCTGTTGTTTATGAAATCAAAACTGAGTTAGATTCTTTTGATAGGTTGGGTAGTCAGTTAAATGATTATTACGCAGCGTTTAACAATGTTTGTGTTGTTACTTGTGAATCTCATTATAAAAAACTCAATCGTTTGCTGAATAACACCAGCGTTGGAATAAGTGTTATAACTGACAGAAATACGATAAGCATAAGAAAAGAACCAGTTGAGGATAACTCCAGACTTAATCATAAAGCAATGTTTGGGATTCTAAGAAAACAAGAATTTGAACGTATAATTTCAAATTTTTATGGAGAATTGCCTAGTACAAGTCAATTTAATTATTATAAAGAGTGTTTCCATTTATTTGAGAAAATAGATATACTAGAAGCATATAGACTTACACTTACTGAGTTAAAAACTCGTAATATCAAAGCAATAGATGAATACAAGAAGGTTCCGACTCAATTAAAGTTCTTGGTATACTTTTCAAATTTCAAAGAGGATGACTATTTTAAAATGGATGTTTTTTTAAAAGAAAAATTTAAGGGGGAATAA